The Lysobacter gummosus sequence CGAGGTCTTTTGTGGGAGGGGCTTCAGCCCCGATGCTTTCCGCTGCGTGCTGGAAACAGTTGCATGGAGCCAAGCCCCGCGGCGACGTGAGAGAAAAGCATCGGGGCTGAAACCCCTCCCACAAAAGACCTCGGGGCTTAAGCCTCTTGTGCAAAAGACCTCGCGGCGGCGACGAAAACCGGCGTCGCGGGTAGCATGCTTTTCACTTCTTGCGCATCGCGTTGCCAATCCCTCATGCCGAATCCCGCCCCCATGGACCACGTCTTCATCGAAGGCCTCGAAATCGAAGCCGTGATCGGCATCTACGACTGGGAGCGGCGTATCCGCCAGCCGCTGGTGTTCGATCTGGAGATGGCTTTCGACAACCGCGTGCCCGCCGCCAGCGACGCGATCGGCGACACCCTCGATTACGCGGCGGTGTGCGAGCGCATCACCCGGTTCGTGGCGCAGTCCGAGTTCGGCCTGGTCGAAACCCTGGCCGAGCGTGTCGCCGCGATCGTGCTCGATGAGTTCAAGGTCGCCCGGGTGCGGCTCAAGCTCAGCAAGCCCGGCGCGATCCGCAATGCGCGCGGGGTCGGGGTGTGCATCGAGCGCAGTCGCTGAGGGCGGCGGCGGTCTGAGCGGAAAGCATCGGGGCTGAAGCCCCTCCCACAAAAGATTTCGGGGCTTCGCGTTCGGCTCGCAAATGCCTTTGTGGCAGGGGCTCGGGAACGCTTTTGTGGGAGGGGCTTCAGCCCCGATGCTCTCGGCTCCGATCGCCGCGCCAACCCCCGCCCAACATCACACCCTCTTGCGAATTCCCGTCACAGGTTTGACGATGCCCCGATCTTATGACCTGGGGGCAGGCGATGTTCGAGAAGATTTCCCGCAGCTGGGAGTTGGCCAAGGCCAGCGCCTCGGTGCTCAATTCGGATCGGGAGCTGTTGGTATTCCCGGTGGTGTCGGCGATCTGCGTGCTGGTGGTGCTGGCCACCTTCATGATCCCGGCGGTCGCCTTCAAGCTGTTCGCCGACGGTTACAGCGTCGGCTCGCTGGCGTTCGCGTTCGCGTTTTATTTCTGCCAGTACTTCGTGATCATCTTCTGCAACTGCGCGCTGGTCAGCGCGGCGATGATCCGGCTGGAAGGCGGCAATCCCACCGTCGCCGACGGTTTCAACGCCGCGCGTTCGCGCATTGGCGCGATCGCCGGCTACGCGGCCATCGCCGCCACCGTCGGCATGATCCTCAAGGCGCTCAAGGATCGCGACAACAACTTCATCGTGCGCCTGATCGGCGGCGCGCTCGGCGCGGCGTGGACGATGGCGACTTTCCTCGTCGTGCCGGTGCTGGTCGCGGAGAACGTCGGGCCGATGGATGCGCTCAAGCGCAGCGTGGCGATGTTCAAGCGCACCTGGGGCGAGAGCGCGGCCGGCATGGCCGGCATTGGCCTGGCCTGCTTCGTGGCGATGCTGGCGCTGGGCGCGGCCGGGTTCGGCCTGGCCTACGTGCTGAGCCTGGTGTCCTCGGCGCTGGCGGTGCTGATCGGCGCGGTGACGGTGCTGGCCTTGCTGGCGCTGGCGGTGTACCAGAGCGCGCTGGGCAGCGTGTATTCGGCCGCGCTGTACCGCTATGCGGTGGACGGCGAAGTGCCGCGCGGTTTCGAAGGCCTGGCGCTGGAAGCGCCGCGTCGCTGAGTCGCCGGCGGCAGTCATCGAACCGGTGTTGCGAGGCCGCCCACGGGCGGCCTTCGCTTTTGCGCCTCAGCGGCCGGCGGTGAGTTCGGCCACGTCGGCGTCTTCGTCGCTGCCGAAACCGACCGCGATCCGGTCCTGCTCGCCCGGCGCGTCGGCGATGAACCACACGTGCGCTGCATCGCCCACCCGCGGCACCGCCAATGGATCGAACAGGCCGGTCTTGGTCACCCAGCGCTCGGTGCCCAGATGGTCGGTGAACTTGACCACGAAGCGGATCCGCGGCTGGTTGTAGATCTCCACGCCGGTGTCGTGCAGTTCGGTGATCGTGCCCGGCACGCGCACGCCCTGGGTCAGGGCCTCGCGGGCGCGCCGCTCGCGCAGCGCGTGCTTGCGGTAGGCGCGCATCGCGCTCGCCGCCAGCGCCGCGGCGATCAGCAGCAACAGCGTCGGCATCCAGTATTGCGAGGTCCAGCCGGCCCAGGTCATGGCGTCCCAGGGCTGCACGGCGCCGTCGAGCGGATCGGTGAAACCCACTCGTTGCGGCGGCTGCCAGCGGTCGACGGCGCCGCGCCAGAAGCCCAATGCCATCCCGGTGAGGTTGGCGGCGAAGGTCGCCTGGGTGCCGGCCCACAGGCCGAACACCGAATCCAGCGCGGCATTGACGAAGAAGCTCAGGATCATGCCGCCGAACGCGCCGACGAACAGCATCCACAGCAGCGGCGGCGTGTCGCTGGGCGGCTGCTGGGCGGGCACGAGATAGGACGAGGTCAGCCCGTAGTTCATCGCATCGGTGATGCCGTAAGCCATCAGCCCCCATAAGCCGGCGCAGACCGCGACGAAGCTCCACAGCCGCAGGTGCGCCACGCGCATCGGGCCGGCTTCGATTTGTTGCCGGCGTCGCTCGGCGGCCGGATCGACGGTGCTCATGCGGACGGTTCCATGTCGGCGCTGGGGATGCGCGCGGCCATCTTGCACGCGATTGTTGAAAGTAAAGTGCAGCCGGAGTTAAACCCCGGGCAAAACCGCGGTTTTTAGTACCAAAGCGCTAGCCTGCTTTATCCTGGCGGCCTGCTCCTGACCTGCGTAACGCCGCCACGTGAATCCCTTCGATCTGCCGCCCCCCGACGCCGACGCCCTGGCCCACAGCGCGCGCCTGACCCAGCTGATCCGCGAACAGATCGCCGCCCACGGCGGCGCGATCGCGTTCTCGCGCTTCATGGAGCTGGCCTTGTACGCGCCGGGCCTGGGCTACTACAGCGCCGGCGCGAGCAAGTTCGGCGCCAGCGGCGATTTCGTCACCGCGCCGGAACTGGGGCCGATCTTCGCCGCCTGCGTGGCCGAGTCGGTGGCGCCGGTGCTGCAGCAGATCGGGCCGCAGGCGCGGCTGCTGGAACTGGGCGGCGGCACCGGCGCGTTCGCCGAGGTCGCGCTCAAGCGCCTGCTGGAACTGGACGCGCTGCCCGATCGCTACGCCATCCTGGAGCCGAGCGCGGAACTGCGCCATCGCCAGCGCGAACGCCTGCGCGAACGATTGGTGCCGCCGTTGTTCGATCTGCTGGAGTGGCCCGACGGCCCGTTCGGCGACGAGTGGGAAGGCGTGCTGTTCGCCAACGAGGTGATCGACGCGCTGCCGACGCCGCGCTTCGCCATCCACAACGACGAAGTGTTCGAAGAACACATCGTCATCGACGGCGAACGCTTCGCCCGCGAGTTGCGCCCGGCCGACGATTTTCTCGCCAACGCGGTGCGCCAGGCCGAACGCCGGCTGGAGCGGCGGTTCGAGGAAGGCTATCGCTCCGAATTGCTGCCGCAGCTGCCGTACTGGATTCAGGCCGTGTCCGGCGGCCTGCGCCGCGGCGCGATGCTGTTCGTCGATTACGGCTATGCGCGCTCGGAGTTCTATTCGCCCGATCGCAGCGACGGCACCTTGCGCGCGTTCTACCGCCATCGCATCCACGGCGATCCGTTGCTGTGGCCGGGACTGCAGGACCTGACCGCGTCGGTGGATTTCACCGCCCTGGCCGAGGCCGGATTGGCGGCGGGCTTCGATCTGGCCGGCTACTGCTCGCAGGCCAGCTTCCTGCTCGGCAACGGCCTGGCCGGGGTGCTGCAGCGGATCGAGGGCCTGCGCGACGAAGTCGAGAAGCAGCGCCGCATCAGCGAGGTCAAGAAGCTGACCCTGCCCAGCGAGATGGGTGAGCGCTTCCAGGTGATGGGGCTTGAGAAAGACGTCGAATTCGGCGTCGCCTTCATGGCCGGCGACCTGAGCTATCGCCTGTGAGCGCGGTGCCCGCGCGCGCGCTGCTGCGTCAGTTCGACCGACCGCTGCTGTGGTGCGCGTTGTGGCTGGCGATGATCGCGGTGGTGATCGCGACCTGCCTGCTGCCGGCGCACGATCTGCCGCCGCCGCCGTTTTCCAACTTCGACAAGATCGAACACTTCGGCGCCTACCTGGCGCTGTCGTCGTACGCGGGCATGTTGTTCGCGCGGCTGCGGCCGCAGGCGATCGCGGTGGCGGGCCTGATCGCGATGGGCGTGGGCCTGGAATTCGCCCAGGCCACGCTGACCGATTCGCGCAGCGGCGACGGGATCGATGCGCTGGCCAACAGCCTGGGCGCGCTGGCGGGCTTGTTCGTGGCGCGCACGCCGGTGGCGCTGTGGCTGCTGTGGGTGGATCGCCGGCTTTCGCGCAAACGCTGAGCCGGTCGGGCCGCGGGCGGGGAAAATCCGCCGCGCGGCCTGGGTAATTCGTGTGCCTGGCGGGCGGTCCATCGCGCCGGTCCCGGCCGCCCTGTTCAGTGACCGGTCGCCCATTCAGGCCTGAACCGGCCCTTAGCCGGTTCGTCGTTATAAGAAATCTGTCACAAAGCCATAGTCGGCACAGTCACGCGACGTATTGCGAAAAAGTTAAGAAATGGTGAGGCTCAGCCCGGGCCACGGGAGCCCACCTCACTTTCGCAAGGACAACGACTCATGCCCTCAGTGCACCGCAACCGTTTGGCGCTGGCCGTGGCCGCCGCCATGGCCGCCAGCGCCCTCGTTCCCGCTTATGCCCAGGACGCCGCTGCGCCGGCGCCGGCCACCCGCGAGGCGACGACGCTCGATGCGGTCCAGGTGACCGGTTCGCGCGCGCGCGGCCGCGCCGCCGAGGACACCGCGGCGCCGGTGGACGTGATCGGCAAGGAAGAACTGACCTCGACCGGCGCGACCGAGATCGGCCAGATCCTGCAGATGCTGGAACCCTCGTTCAACTTCTCGCGCACCTTCGTCAGCGACGGCACCGACATCCTGCGTCCGGCGACGCTGCGCTCGCTCGGCCCCGATCAGGTGCTGGTGCTGGTCAACGGCAAGCGCCGCCATCAGCAGGCGCTGGTGAACGTGCAGCAGACCATCGGCCGCGGTTCGGCCGGCACCGACATCAACGCGATCCCGCTGTCGGCGATCGAGCGCATCGAAGTGCTGC is a genomic window containing:
- the folB gene encoding dihydroneopterin aldolase, yielding MDHVFIEGLEIEAVIGIYDWERRIRQPLVFDLEMAFDNRVPAASDAIGDTLDYAAVCERITRFVAQSEFGLVETLAERVAAIVLDEFKVARVRLKLSKPGAIRNARGVGVCIERSR
- a CDS encoding DUF6159 family protein; the protein is MTWGQAMFEKISRSWELAKASASVLNSDRELLVFPVVSAICVLVVLATFMIPAVAFKLFADGYSVGSLAFAFAFYFCQYFVIIFCNCALVSAAMIRLEGGNPTVADGFNAARSRIGAIAGYAAIAATVGMILKALKDRDNNFIVRLIGGALGAAWTMATFLVVPVLVAENVGPMDALKRSVAMFKRTWGESAAGMAGIGLACFVAMLALGAAGFGLAYVLSLVSSALAVLIGAVTVLALLALAVYQSALGSVYSAALYRYAVDGEVPRGFEGLALEAPRR
- a CDS encoding class I SAM-dependent methyltransferase; the encoded protein is MNPFDLPPPDADALAHSARLTQLIREQIAAHGGAIAFSRFMELALYAPGLGYYSAGASKFGASGDFVTAPELGPIFAACVAESVAPVLQQIGPQARLLELGGGTGAFAEVALKRLLELDALPDRYAILEPSAELRHRQRERLRERLVPPLFDLLEWPDGPFGDEWEGVLFANEVIDALPTPRFAIHNDEVFEEHIVIDGERFARELRPADDFLANAVRQAERRLERRFEEGYRSELLPQLPYWIQAVSGGLRRGAMLFVDYGYARSEFYSPDRSDGTLRAFYRHRIHGDPLLWPGLQDLTASVDFTALAEAGLAAGFDLAGYCSQASFLLGNGLAGVLQRIEGLRDEVEKQRRISEVKKLTLPSEMGERFQVMGLEKDVEFGVAFMAGDLSYRL